The Microbacterium luteum genome includes a region encoding these proteins:
- a CDS encoding lipopolysaccharide biosynthesis protein, giving the protein MTADPLRRRLVGFMLLPAIAAVSPLIVLPLISREAGPGGWASAIAGESIGTFAAIVIGYGWPAIGPALISIASGIDERARLYRESLVVRLLLAAVSIPVLGVVCWLVASPGAEWLTVLMGVQGALIALSFTWYCAGVGQPRTIIFYDAVPRVVATAASAAAIAATGIVELFPLAGIAVTLVGTGLFTARLLRRHPGPWPGTRDLPGLLRTGLPVALNDAALSAYSSVPAPLVNVTAAPDAAAGFASADKMFKLGSVLPFTLASALQSWVGEVTGPARGRRVRLALLAHTGFGVLGGIVLAALGHWVSLVLFGADAAAGVDLLIAMGLVFVFLSIRTSMTRHALFPAGQAAVVMRASLIATAVGVPVMIALAIAIGPLGAAIGYAVTEGAATLLLWRPCAAAVRALDAADAAHLLDRDREHHDD; this is encoded by the coding sequence ATGACGGCCGATCCCCTGCGCCGCCGCCTCGTCGGCTTCATGCTGCTGCCGGCGATCGCCGCCGTGTCGCCGTTGATCGTCCTCCCGCTCATCTCGCGCGAGGCCGGGCCGGGCGGCTGGGCCAGCGCGATCGCCGGCGAGTCGATCGGCACGTTCGCCGCCATCGTGATCGGCTACGGCTGGCCGGCCATCGGTCCAGCGCTCATCTCCATCGCCTCGGGGATCGACGAGCGCGCGCGCCTCTACCGCGAATCGCTCGTCGTGCGGCTGCTCCTGGCCGCCGTGTCGATCCCCGTGCTCGGCGTCGTGTGCTGGCTGGTCGCGTCGCCGGGTGCGGAATGGCTCACGGTCCTGATGGGCGTGCAGGGCGCGCTCATCGCCCTGTCGTTCACGTGGTACTGCGCCGGAGTCGGACAGCCGCGCACGATCATCTTCTACGACGCGGTGCCCCGCGTCGTGGCCACCGCGGCTTCGGCCGCGGCGATCGCCGCGACCGGCATCGTCGAGCTGTTCCCGCTCGCCGGCATCGCGGTCACGCTGGTGGGCACCGGCCTGTTCACCGCCCGCCTGCTGCGCCGTCACCCCGGGCCGTGGCCCGGCACGCGCGACCTGCCGGGCCTGCTCCGCACCGGCCTCCCCGTGGCGCTCAACGACGCCGCGCTCAGCGCGTACTCGAGCGTGCCCGCACCGCTGGTCAACGTGACCGCCGCGCCGGATGCCGCAGCCGGCTTCGCCTCCGCCGACAAGATGTTCAAGCTGGGCAGCGTGCTGCCCTTCACGCTCGCGAGCGCACTGCAGAGCTGGGTGGGAGAGGTCACCGGCCCGGCACGCGGACGCCGGGTGCGCCTGGCTCTCCTCGCCCACACAGGTTTCGGAGTGCTGGGCGGGATCGTGCTGGCGGCCCTGGGCCACTGGGTGAGCCTGGTCCTGTTCGGCGCCGACGCCGCCGCCGGCGTCGACCTACTGATCGCGATGGGCCTGGTGTTCGTGTTCCTGAGCATCCGTACGTCCATGACCCGTCACGCGCTCTTCCCCGCCGGCCAGGCGGCTGTCGTGATGCGCGCCAGCCTGATCGCCACGGCGGTGGGCGTGCCGGTCATGATCGCCCTCGCGATCGCGATCGGCCCGCTCGGCGCGGCGATCGGCTACGCGGTCACCGAGGGTGCGGCGACCCTGCTGCTGTGGCGGCCCTGCGCGGCGGCCGTGCGCGCGCTCGACGCGGCCGACGCCGCACACCTGCTCGATCGAGACCGGGAGCACCATGACGACTGA
- the glf gene encoding UDP-galactopyranose mutase, with amino-acid sequence MDLLVVGSGFFGLTIAERAAAAGRRVTVIDRRPHIGGNAYSEPEPSTGIEVHRYGAHLFHTSNPGVWEYVNRFTSFTSYVHRVYTNHRGVVYPLPINLGTVNQFFQAAYSPDEARALVQEQAGEFDVKSAANLEEKGIALIGRPLYEAFIRDYTAKQWQTDPKDLPAEIISRLPVRYTYDNRYFNDTWEGLPTDGYTAWLERMADHPNIEVRLDTDFFDESQPLNRADTVGRLPIVYTGPVDRYFDYAEGALSWRTLDFEQEVLEVGDFQGTSVMNYADADVPYTRIHEFKHFHPERADRHPADRTVIMREFSRFAERADEPYYPVNTPKDRSGLLAYRELTKGEKDVHFGGRLGTYQYLDMHMAIGSALSLWTNRLA; translated from the coding sequence ATGGATCTTCTCGTTGTCGGCTCCGGCTTCTTCGGCCTGACGATCGCCGAGAGGGCGGCCGCGGCGGGGCGCAGGGTCACCGTCATCGACCGCCGCCCCCACATCGGCGGAAACGCCTACAGCGAGCCCGAGCCGTCGACGGGCATCGAGGTGCACCGGTACGGCGCGCACCTCTTCCACACCTCGAACCCCGGTGTGTGGGAGTACGTGAACCGCTTCACGTCCTTCACCTCCTACGTGCACCGGGTCTACACGAACCATCGCGGTGTCGTGTACCCGCTGCCGATCAACCTCGGCACCGTCAACCAGTTCTTCCAGGCGGCCTACTCGCCCGACGAGGCCCGTGCGCTGGTGCAGGAGCAGGCGGGGGAGTTCGACGTGAAGAGCGCGGCGAACCTCGAGGAGAAGGGGATCGCGCTCATCGGGCGTCCCCTCTACGAGGCGTTCATCCGCGATTACACCGCGAAGCAGTGGCAGACGGATCCGAAGGATCTGCCGGCCGAGATCATCAGCCGGCTGCCGGTGCGCTACACCTACGACAACCGCTACTTCAACGACACGTGGGAGGGGCTGCCGACGGACGGGTACACCGCCTGGCTCGAGCGCATGGCCGACCACCCGAACATCGAGGTGCGCCTCGACACGGACTTCTTCGATGAGTCCCAGCCGCTGAACAGGGCCGACACCGTGGGCCGGCTCCCGATCGTCTACACCGGTCCGGTCGACCGCTACTTCGACTACGCCGAAGGCGCGCTGTCGTGGCGGACGCTGGACTTCGAGCAGGAGGTGCTCGAGGTCGGCGACTTCCAGGGCACGAGCGTCATGAACTACGCCGATGCGGACGTGCCGTACACGCGCATCCACGAGTTCAAGCACTTCCACCCTGAGCGCGCAGACCGTCACCCGGCCGACCGGACGGTCATCATGCGCGAGTTCTCCCGATTCGCCGAGCGCGCGGACGAGCCGTACTACCCGGTCAACACCCCGAAGGACCGCAGTGGCCTCCTCGCGTACCGCGAGCTCACCAAGGGGGAGAAGGACGTCCACTTCGGCGGGCGTCTGGGCACCTATCAGTACCTCGACATGCACATGGCGATCGGTTCGGCTCTGTCGCTGTGGACCAACAGGCTCGCCTGA
- a CDS encoding glycosyltransferase family 2 protein yields the protein MNRPVETDPVELTILMPCLNEAETLAVCIQKAQGFLARSGVRGEVLISDNGSTDGSQQIAADLGARVSHAPRRGYGAALINGIEQARGRFVIMADADDSYDFENLEPFVEKLRAGADLVMGNRFRGGIAPGAMPPLHKYLGNPVLSGIGQLFFRPGIDDFHCGLRGFNRERILSLDLQTTGMEFASEMVVKASLARYRIEEVPTTLKKDGRSRPPHLRSWHDGWRHLRFLLIFAPRWLFVYPGLVAFLVGAIAVGVLSFGGVQIGAVGFDVTTMVYASALCVMGYQSLLFFWLTKLYATQEGFLPASPRYRSIVARWSAERGLLIGLGLFVVGVGIGVVQVLRWGSLDFGPQDATEVVRIAIPSALGIMLGFQTVMMSFFSGVLSTPRREVRPDAVIES from the coding sequence GTGAACCGACCCGTCGAGACGGATCCCGTCGAGCTGACCATCCTGATGCCGTGCCTCAACGAGGCCGAGACGCTGGCCGTCTGCATCCAGAAGGCCCAGGGCTTCCTCGCGCGCAGCGGTGTGCGCGGTGAGGTGCTGATCTCCGACAACGGCAGCACCGACGGCTCCCAGCAGATCGCCGCAGACCTCGGCGCACGGGTCTCGCACGCCCCGCGCCGCGGATACGGCGCCGCCCTCATCAACGGTATCGAGCAGGCCCGCGGCAGGTTCGTGATCATGGCCGACGCCGACGACAGCTACGACTTCGAGAACCTCGAGCCGTTCGTCGAGAAGCTCCGGGCAGGAGCCGACCTCGTGATGGGCAACCGCTTCCGCGGCGGGATCGCCCCCGGCGCCATGCCCCCGCTGCACAAGTACCTCGGAAACCCCGTGCTCTCCGGCATCGGGCAGCTGTTCTTCCGGCCCGGCATCGACGACTTCCACTGCGGACTGCGCGGCTTCAACCGCGAGCGGATCCTGAGCCTCGACCTCCAGACGACCGGCATGGAGTTCGCCTCGGAGATGGTGGTCAAGGCCTCGCTCGCCCGCTACCGCATCGAAGAGGTGCCGACCACGCTCAAGAAGGACGGCCGCTCGCGCCCGCCGCACCTGCGCAGCTGGCACGACGGCTGGCGCCACCTGCGGTTCCTGCTGATCTTCGCGCCACGCTGGCTGTTCGTCTACCCCGGACTCGTCGCGTTCCTCGTCGGTGCCATCGCGGTCGGGGTCCTGTCGTTCGGCGGCGTGCAGATCGGCGCCGTCGGGTTCGACGTGACGACCATGGTGTACGCCAGCGCCCTGTGCGTGATGGGCTACCAGTCGCTGCTGTTCTTCTGGCTCACCAAGCTCTACGCCACCCAGGAGGGATTCCTGCCGGCGAGTCCGCGGTATCGCTCGATCGTCGCGAGGTGGAGCGCCGAACGCGGCCTGCTCATCGGCCTCGGCCTGTTCGTGGTGGGCGTGGGGATCGGCGTCGTCCAGGTGCTCCGATGGGGCAGCCTCGACTTCGGGCCGCAGGACGCGACCGAGGTCGTGCGGATCGCGATCCCGAGCGCGCTCGGGATCATGCTGGGGTTCCAGACCGTCATGATGAGCTTCTTCTCGGGCGTGCTCTCCACCCCTCGGCGCGAGGTCCGGCCCGACGCCGTCATCGAGAGCTGA
- a CDS encoding glycosyltransferase family 4 protein: MPDRILVDLLSYTGTRGGTETYVREIAPRLPDALPGVELIALANRVGADRVRAFFPGQVRTLRTVGADRVSWALGAVFGTTRAARAAGADLVWCPANFGPIRRGPSRRVVTVHDAIYHEAHGSPIARAVSAITSWLMTRSARTADAVVTVSHAAARAIGTHMGVPADLITVVPNGANAGSAPADPWAAVAPLGVHRGRPIVMSTGNRLPHKNFAGLLRALASVAAEDRPLAVITGGGSTDPLTGLRSELGLDADVVLPGWVGAEQLEALYAVADLYVCPSLAEGFGLPVVDALRREVPVLANDIEVLREVGGDAARYADATDAAQFGRALRSALSDPPAEAARTTAREWAERFTWERAATATAGVLRDTLHGERPEAGA; encoded by the coding sequence ATGCCCGACCGGATCCTCGTGGACCTCCTCTCGTACACCGGCACGCGCGGTGGCACCGAGACGTACGTCCGCGAGATCGCTCCCCGCCTGCCCGACGCGCTGCCCGGTGTGGAGCTGATCGCCCTGGCGAACCGCGTCGGCGCGGATCGTGTGCGCGCGTTCTTCCCGGGACAGGTGCGGACGCTGCGGACGGTCGGCGCCGATCGCGTCAGCTGGGCCCTGGGCGCGGTGTTCGGCACGACCCGCGCCGCCCGCGCGGCGGGTGCCGACCTGGTCTGGTGCCCCGCGAACTTCGGCCCGATACGCCGCGGGCCGAGCCGCCGGGTGGTCACGGTGCACGACGCGATCTACCACGAGGCGCACGGCTCGCCCATCGCCCGTGCGGTGAGCGCGATCACCTCGTGGCTGATGACCCGCTCGGCCCGCACCGCCGATGCCGTCGTCACCGTCTCGCATGCCGCCGCGCGTGCGATCGGGACCCACATGGGTGTGCCCGCAGACCTCATCACCGTGGTCCCCAACGGCGCGAACGCCGGCTCTGCGCCCGCCGATCCGTGGGCGGCCGTCGCCCCCCTCGGTGTGCACCGCGGTCGCCCGATCGTGATGAGCACGGGCAACCGGCTCCCCCACAAGAACTTCGCCGGCCTCCTGCGCGCGCTGGCGTCCGTCGCCGCCGAAGACCGGCCGCTCGCGGTGATCACGGGCGGCGGGTCCACCGATCCGCTGACGGGGCTCCGCTCCGAGCTCGGGCTGGACGCCGACGTCGTGCTGCCGGGATGGGTCGGCGCCGAGCAGCTCGAAGCGCTCTACGCCGTCGCGGACCTGTACGTCTGTCCGTCGCTGGCGGAGGGGTTCGGGCTGCCCGTCGTCGATGCACTCCGCCGAGAGGTCCCTGTGCTCGCCAACGACATCGAGGTGCTGCGCGAAGTCGGCGGCGATGCCGCCCGCTACGCCGACGCCACGGACGCGGCGCAGTTCGGGCGCGCACTGCGCTCGGCGCTGTCGGACCCGCCCGCCGAGGCGGCGCGCACGACCGCGAGGGAGTGGGCTGAGCGCTTCACATGGGAGCGAGCCGCCACCGCCACCGCCGGAGTCCTTCGCGACACTCTTCACGGAGAGCGACCGGAGGCGGGCGCATGA
- a CDS encoding glycosyltransferase family 4 protein: MPVTSVAIAYDCLFPYTTGGGERQYRAFATELAGRGLAVDYLTARQWTGAAPEEPGFRVVAATGPLRLYSADGVRRSAAAAAFAWGLFRTLRRRRHRYDAVIVSALPVLNVLAARAALAGTRTTLIADYLEVWRRPQWSRYAGRATGTVAWFLQRVAIALTPVATAHSQLSARRLRAEGLRGRLLVSPGLIEGGNPEPETRDAASPPFVLYVGRHIPDKRVECLPAAVAVARERIPDLRLVILGDGPSAPEVRAAIRAADGDAWTDLPGFVPQERLDELMATAACLVNPSRREGYGLVVVESAAHGTPVVLVADEGNASTELIEAGRNGHVAASAAPRDLGDAIGRTVAGAGALRRSTSDWYREALATRTIRRTIDAIVDTVRDIRGAGDNRPRAERAENK; this comes from the coding sequence ATGCCCGTGACATCCGTCGCGATCGCCTACGACTGCCTCTTCCCGTACACCACGGGCGGCGGCGAGCGGCAGTACCGCGCCTTCGCCACCGAGCTCGCCGGCCGCGGCCTCGCGGTGGACTATCTCACCGCCCGCCAATGGACGGGGGCCGCGCCCGAGGAGCCCGGGTTCCGGGTGGTCGCGGCCACGGGCCCGCTCCGTCTGTATTCCGCGGACGGTGTCCGCCGATCCGCCGCCGCCGCGGCGTTCGCCTGGGGACTGTTCCGCACCCTCCGCCGTCGCCGCCACCGGTACGACGCGGTGATCGTCAGCGCACTCCCCGTGTTGAACGTCCTCGCCGCGAGGGCCGCGCTGGCCGGAACCCGCACGACGCTGATCGCCGACTACCTCGAGGTGTGGCGGCGCCCGCAGTGGAGCCGGTACGCCGGCCGGGCCACCGGCACCGTCGCGTGGTTCCTGCAGCGCGTCGCGATCGCGCTCACACCGGTCGCGACCGCCCACTCGCAGCTGAGCGCCCGGCGGCTGCGCGCGGAGGGCCTGCGCGGGAGGCTGCTGGTCAGCCCCGGCCTGATCGAAGGCGGCAACCCGGAGCCCGAGACGCGCGATGCGGCGTCGCCGCCGTTCGTGCTGTACGTCGGACGCCATATCCCCGACAAGCGCGTGGAGTGCCTCCCTGCGGCCGTCGCCGTCGCACGCGAGCGCATCCCGGACCTGCGCCTCGTCATCCTGGGGGACGGACCGAGCGCCCCCGAAGTGCGCGCCGCGATCCGGGCCGCCGACGGGGACGCATGGACGGACCTCCCGGGCTTCGTCCCCCAGGAGCGCCTCGACGAGCTCATGGCGACCGCGGCGTGCCTGGTGAACCCCTCACGCCGCGAGGGCTACGGCCTCGTGGTCGTCGAATCCGCCGCACACGGGACGCCCGTCGTGCTCGTCGCCGACGAGGGCAACGCGTCGACCGAGCTGATCGAGGCGGGACGCAACGGCCACGTCGCCGCGAGCGCCGCGCCGCGCGACCTCGGTGATGCGATCGGCCGCACCGTGGCCGGTGCCGGTGCGCTGCGGCGATCCACGTCAGACTGGTACCGCGAAGCCCTGGCGACGCGCACGATCCGCCGCACCATCGACGCGATCGTCGACACCGTGCGAGACATCCGCGGCGCGGGCGACAATCGCCCCCGCGCCGAGAGAGCAGAGAACAAGTGA
- a CDS encoding nitroreductase family protein: MLNTLKRIAKDLLAITWIRRVYEFVNRVVLETFGSSRILTHLWFFVSAITFNREQSAVLRGRRDYYRNKHRDRLSHVELRRNVHRLEKGLIMRPRRDVFARDYITETIEFYEEAVAQFAAAPGTMEQSEMDWAHDVLTEYFRSVTGEDATVDAARARFVAAGYAGEFTGKVPHPKEQLSNLSYDDLERLVSQRRSVRWFDQRPVPREEIDRALLVGRQAPTACNRLPYEFRVFDDPESVRRVSSIPFGAAGYGHNIPAIIVVVGKLESYFSPRDRHAIYVDSSLAAMQFMLALETLGLSSSVINWPDFEPLERKMQKTLGLSMTDRVVMLIAVGYAHPEGMVPYSQKKELDTFRRFN; this comes from the coding sequence GTGCTCAACACGCTCAAGCGCATCGCCAAGGATCTGCTCGCGATCACCTGGATCCGCCGGGTCTACGAGTTCGTCAACCGTGTGGTGCTCGAGACGTTCGGCTCGAGCCGCATCCTGACCCACCTGTGGTTCTTCGTCAGCGCGATCACGTTCAACCGCGAGCAGTCCGCCGTGCTGCGCGGTCGCCGCGACTACTACCGCAACAAGCATCGTGACCGCCTCTCGCATGTCGAGCTGCGCCGCAACGTGCACCGTCTCGAGAAGGGCCTCATCATGCGCCCCCGTCGGGATGTCTTCGCACGCGACTACATCACCGAGACCATCGAGTTCTACGAGGAGGCCGTCGCGCAGTTCGCCGCGGCCCCTGGGACCATGGAACAGAGCGAGATGGACTGGGCGCATGACGTGCTCACCGAGTACTTCCGCTCGGTTACGGGCGAGGACGCCACCGTCGACGCCGCACGTGCGCGGTTCGTGGCCGCCGGCTACGCGGGGGAGTTCACGGGCAAGGTGCCGCATCCGAAGGAGCAGCTCTCGAACCTGTCGTACGACGACCTCGAGCGCCTGGTCTCCCAGCGACGCAGCGTGCGCTGGTTCGACCAGCGCCCCGTGCCGCGGGAGGAGATCGACCGGGCGCTCCTGGTCGGACGGCAGGCGCCAACGGCGTGCAACCGGCTGCCGTACGAGTTCCGTGTCTTCGACGACCCCGAATCCGTTCGCCGGGTGTCGTCGATACCGTTCGGGGCCGCCGGCTATGGACACAACATCCCGGCCATCATCGTCGTCGTCGGCAAACTCGAGTCGTATTTCAGCCCCCGCGATCGTCACGCCATCTACGTCGACAGCTCCCTCGCAGCGATGCAGTTCATGCTGGCCCTGGAGACCCTGGGGCTGAGCTCCTCGGTCATCAACTGGCCTGACTTCGAGCCTCTCGAGCGCAAGATGCAGAAGACGCTCGGACTGTCCATGACCGACCGCGTCGTCATGCTGATCGCGGTGGGCTATGCGCACCCGGAGGGGATGGTGCCCTACTCGCAGAAGAAGGAGCTGGACACCTTCCGCCGCTTCAACTGA
- a CDS encoding glycosyltransferase family 2 protein, which produces MRIFIQIPCLNEETTLPLVLAGIPKQIDGVDEIHVLVVDDGSSDRTVEVARQLGVEHFVFHTRNMGLARSFRDGVDYALQHGADIVINTDGDNQYPQERIADLVQPILRGEADIVIGDRQTKTIAHFSGFKKIMQGVGSSVVNFAAETDLPDAASGFRAYSREALIRLNVVTQFSYCMETIIQAGNKRLRIASVPIKTNPKTRESRLFSNIFQHMGRSAQAIMRSYVMFKPHAVFLTLAVVFLVGAAIPFGRFLVLSLMGVAGDHIQSLILGSALLVGALLSIALLVISDMLRTNRTLVEDALERIKQLQYAPERIADPNAVRPDDAAQHPSLAISPLAVETVLSGAEPVATIAPEHERADDAGARAARAARGA; this is translated from the coding sequence ATGCGCATCTTCATCCAAATTCCTTGCCTCAACGAGGAGACGACCCTCCCGCTCGTGCTCGCGGGGATCCCGAAGCAGATCGACGGTGTCGACGAGATCCACGTGCTGGTGGTCGACGATGGCTCATCCGACCGAACCGTCGAGGTAGCACGGCAGCTGGGGGTCGAGCACTTCGTCTTCCACACCCGCAACATGGGCCTCGCCCGGTCGTTCCGCGACGGTGTCGACTACGCCCTCCAGCACGGCGCGGACATCGTCATCAACACCGACGGCGACAACCAATACCCGCAGGAGCGAATCGCCGACCTGGTTCAGCCCATCCTGCGAGGTGAGGCGGACATCGTCATCGGGGACAGGCAAACCAAGACGATCGCGCATTTCTCTGGTTTCAAAAAGATCATGCAGGGGGTGGGTAGCAGTGTGGTGAACTTCGCCGCCGAGACCGACCTGCCCGACGCGGCGAGCGGCTTCCGAGCGTACTCGCGCGAGGCCCTCATCCGACTGAACGTCGTCACTCAGTTCAGCTACTGCATGGAGACGATCATTCAGGCCGGAAACAAGCGCCTGCGTATCGCGAGTGTTCCCATCAAGACCAACCCGAAGACGCGCGAATCGCGTCTGTTCTCGAACATCTTCCAGCACATGGGGCGCTCCGCGCAGGCGATCATGCGCAGCTATGTGATGTTCAAACCACACGCGGTGTTCCTGACCCTGGCAGTGGTGTTCCTGGTCGGTGCGGCGATACCGTTTGGTCGGTTCCTCGTGCTGAGCTTGATGGGGGTCGCCGGGGACCACATTCAATCGCTCATCCTCGGTTCGGCGCTGCTGGTCGGTGCGCTTCTGAGCATCGCGCTCCTCGTCATCTCCGACATGCTGCGCACTAACCGCACCCTGGTCGAGGACGCCCTCGAGCGCATCAAGCAGCTGCAGTATGCGCCGGAGCGCATCGCGGACCCGAACGCGGTGCGTCCTGACGACGCCGCGCAGCATCCGTCGCTGGCCATCAGTCCCCTAGCGGTCGAGACGGTGCTCTCAGGTGCCGAACCGGTCGCCACCATCGCGCCCGAGCACGAACGTGCCGATGACGCCGGGGCGCGCGCCGCGCGCGCCGCGCGCGGCGCCTGA
- a CDS encoding DUF6541 family protein has product MNEAWLAAAPSVLIAIGVVLLPGAAVIAAGWGLRSVTAWLFAPAVSLAVVAVAATAAPLAGLSWSPLPVAIVAATTAAVAFAVRRWVGCTEAPVPWDAPAAPSRRTAAPIAAAVGLVAAAATIATQLAIVFGDPENISQTFDAIVHLNAVRLILDTGDASIFTVGSASDIDFYPNGWHSVVTLVAQLGGGGVALAVNAANIAIGAVVWPASALALAAAVFAARPAALALTAALTTGFGAFPLLLLDFGVLYPNYTAYAVLPAGIAAVWLLLRTRGRDRLRTALLLVTVCAAIGISHPNAFLALYALTVAGIAWILGAAAFTERTRAAVTVAAVTIPALALVGVGLWRFGRTNEEMSGWGAWQSSAQAFGEAALVAPRGYPITVTTALLLILGIVVVVRRPARWALAGIPFAAAALLFIVVSGLPVGTQIRDLLTNPWYNDSYRLAALLPIAAIPVAVLGALVLIDLLNRAARRARWTEPVRMGVVALAAAAAFSVAVGPNVTATMHAAQGAYRLDGSAALLTEDEQILLDRLDETLPADAVLIVNPWTGGSLAYALAGREVLELHVFGTRTDDEEYVDAHLADIDDDPRVCEAVDRLGAEYVLDFGSQNVFDSKNSGTERSGINDLEPSDRLVLVDAEGDDARLFRIEGC; this is encoded by the coding sequence ATGAATGAGGCTTGGCTTGCCGCCGCACCATCGGTGCTGATCGCCATCGGCGTGGTCCTTCTGCCGGGCGCCGCGGTGATCGCCGCAGGATGGGGCCTGCGATCGGTCACGGCCTGGCTGTTCGCGCCGGCCGTGTCGCTCGCGGTCGTCGCCGTCGCGGCGACCGCCGCCCCGCTGGCGGGCCTGAGCTGGTCGCCGCTGCCCGTCGCGATCGTCGCCGCCACCACCGCGGCGGTCGCGTTCGCGGTGCGACGCTGGGTCGGCTGCACCGAAGCTCCCGTGCCGTGGGACGCGCCCGCGGCGCCGTCCCGACGCACGGCCGCCCCGATCGCGGCCGCGGTCGGACTCGTCGCGGCGGCCGCGACGATCGCGACCCAGCTCGCCATCGTGTTCGGCGACCCCGAGAACATCTCGCAGACGTTCGACGCGATCGTGCACCTCAACGCGGTCCGCCTGATCCTCGACACCGGCGACGCCTCGATCTTCACGGTCGGCAGCGCCTCCGACATCGACTTCTACCCGAACGGGTGGCACAGCGTCGTCACCCTGGTCGCGCAGCTCGGCGGGGGCGGCGTGGCGCTCGCGGTCAACGCCGCGAACATCGCCATCGGCGCCGTGGTGTGGCCGGCCTCCGCGCTCGCACTCGCAGCCGCGGTCTTCGCGGCGCGCCCCGCGGCGCTCGCGCTGACGGCGGCGCTCACGACCGGTTTCGGTGCGTTCCCGCTGCTGCTGCTCGACTTCGGCGTGCTGTACCCGAACTACACCGCGTACGCGGTGCTCCCGGCCGGGATCGCCGCGGTGTGGCTGCTCCTGCGCACCCGCGGGCGCGACCGGCTGCGCACCGCGCTGCTGCTGGTCACCGTGTGCGCGGCCATCGGGATCTCGCACCCGAACGCGTTCCTGGCGCTCTACGCCCTCACCGTCGCGGGCATCGCCTGGATCCTCGGCGCGGCGGCCTTCACAGAGCGCACGCGCGCCGCGGTCACCGTCGCCGCCGTGACCATTCCCGCCCTCGCCCTGGTCGGGGTCGGCCTGTGGCGCTTCGGCCGCACCAACGAGGAGATGTCCGGGTGGGGCGCGTGGCAGAGCTCGGCGCAGGCCTTCGGCGAAGCCGCCCTCGTCGCCCCACGCGGGTACCCGATCACGGTGACCACCGCCCTCCTGCTGATTCTGGGAATCGTCGTCGTCGTCCGCCGTCCGGCTCGCTGGGCCCTCGCGGGAATCCCGTTCGCCGCCGCCGCGCTCCTGTTCATCGTCGTCAGCGGCCTCCCCGTCGGCACGCAGATCCGCGACCTGCTGACCAATCCCTGGTACAACGACTCGTACCGGCTCGCGGCGCTCCTGCCGATCGCGGCGATCCCCGTCGCCGTCCTCGGCGCCCTCGTCCTGATCGACCTGCTGAACCGGGCCGCGCGTCGTGCGCGGTGGACGGAGCCCGTCCGGATGGGCGTCGTCGCGCTCGCCGCGGCCGCGGCGTTCAGCGTGGCCGTCGGCCCCAATGTCACCGCGACGATGCACGCCGCACAGGGCGCCTACCGACTGGACGGGTCCGCGGCGCTGCTCACGGAGGACGAGCAGATCCTGCTGGACCGACTGGATGAGACGCTGCCCGCGGATGCCGTGCTCATCGTCAATCCGTGGACGGGCGGCTCGCTCGCGTATGCGCTCGCGGGGCGCGAGGTGCTGGAGCTCCACGTCTTCGGCACGCGCACGGACGACGAGGAGTACGTCGACGCCCACCTGGCCGACATCGACGACGACCCGCGCGTGTGCGAGGCCGTGGACCGCCTGGGGGCGGAGTACGTGCTCGACTTCGGATCCCAGAACGTCTTCGACAGCAAGAACTCGGGCACCGAGCGCAGCGGGATCAACGACCTCGAGCCGTCCGATCGCCTCGTCCTCGTCGACGCCGAGGGCGACGACGCGCGGCTCTTCCGCATCGAGGGGTGCTGA